A single Lolium perenne isolate Kyuss_39 chromosome 6, Kyuss_2.0, whole genome shotgun sequence DNA region contains:
- the LOC127310568 gene encoding uncharacterized protein → MSELSKEHGEAVGRRRVKMARRDAVPQLRGVRRKPSGRYGAKIWVPSRRGPVSLGTFPTAEEAARAYDAAAVELHTCTPAKKKKAAARPDAWTDFRGVYRTPSGRYAAQIRHSKEKSWLGTFDAAEDAARAYDAAAVKLHGERAVTNFRQPSQDEDTTAETMAVEKEVESMDVATDFLEMPALDFLEMPALDVLLHSFPSGAHRDDLLADLPPAERQLVDDFLKDTDLSDVAP, encoded by the coding sequence ATGAGTGAGCTCTCCAAGGAGCACGGGGAAGCTGTTGGCAGACGGAGGGTGAAAATGGCCAGGCGGGACGCCGTACCCCAGTTACGCGGCGTGCGCCGGAAACCAAGCGGCAGGTACGGGGCGAAGATCTGGGTTCCGTCGCGGCGAGGTCCGGTCTCTCTCGGTACCTTCCCCACCGCCGAGGAAGCCGCCAGGGCGTACGACGCGGCGGCCGTCGAGCTGCACACCTGCACgccggcgaagaagaagaaggcggcgGCTCGCCCGGACGCCTGGACCGACTTCCGCGGCGTGTACCGGACGCCCAGCGGCAGGTACGCTGCGCAGATAAGGCACTCCAAGGAAAAATCTTGGCTCGGCACCTTCGACGCCGCCGAGGACGCCGCCAGAGCGTACGACGCCGCGGCCGTCAAGCTGCACGGCGAGAGGGCAGTCACCAACTTCAGGCAACCGAGCCAGGACGAGGACACCACAGCGGAGACGATGGCGGTTGAGAAGGAGGTGGAGTCAATGGACGTCGCCACCGACTTCCTGGAGATGCCGGCGCTCGACTTCCTGGAGATGCCGGCGCTCGACGTCCTCTTACACAGCTTCCCTTCAGGTGCGCACCGCGACGATCTCTTGGCCGATTTGCCGCCGGCGGAGCGTCAGCTCGTGGACGATTTCCTCAAGGACACGGACCTCTCCGATGTGGCGCCTTAA